One window of the Candidatus Polarisedimenticolia bacterium genome contains the following:
- a CDS encoding alkaline phosphatase family protein codes for MSRRWIFPVVLCVLVFSASLVHVTPGTLGVLRGMAGGKMFLLEPGLHLRLPFLQQLTLFPSGPFQFDFEKEFLFREGSGVRLSVHFEGALLREALLEVAGRAGPRNGPTVVADDLEALLNSWAADHSGSEVAEAPVEMKERFSGAALANGFRIKSLTIRRSAGAGASSATGTKPSNGVKVVLVGIDGADWQIIDPLMAAGKLPSFAKLKQAGAWASLRSMDPMLSPLLWTTVATGKPPEEHGVVDFLVLEPGTGRRTPVTSASRKVRALWNLFSEAGRTCGVVAWWATWPAERVKGTLVSDRVAYSLFGSADHAALPGATFPESYAETVGRLRVGEEQITESDLRPFVEITRAELEEARKRAKRDPALAARDPVLHLTRILAAGRTYHALALDILARGQPDFYAVYYQEIDEVSHRFAHFADPKMDMVSESDHRRFRKAIEAVYRDQDQKLGEILMRVDPASLVLVLSDHGFRNGTGRPRDQPPDLEGQPARWHRPYGIFLAAGPMVVPGEKDPAKLLDIAPIVLEAGGLPAAADMPGGLPESLFTASFLASRPLGRIATYETGERSPSAPASPENPEAQRAAAALEENLRSLGYIGGGPAAKAGRDAAPAAESAFSHANLAGIHLQKGNLPEAEREAKKALALAPGYLPALVYLAQTYEREKRFAEALPLARQAARSDSPDRQSGLYLLIANLYTALGKPNEGLADLAGFSVRRGDEADLHAAMGILKKASGDATGAEAEYRSALAADPTAQAPIPRLFDLGATPARLRELEASLRAALQKNADSAFHHNWLGLVYDRMGRIAEAESEYRAALKSDPEHVGALVNLGNLLARQRKLDEAGPLMRRALGRDPRSLEARVALGAVLGIQGKSDEAIRTLEEGLALGLSAPSLYNALAMAYFQKSDRPKAAAALKESLRLDPDQQSARAMLRDVEKP; via the coding sequence GGCGGGAAGATGTTTCTCCTCGAGCCGGGCCTGCATCTCAGACTGCCGTTTCTCCAGCAGCTGACGCTTTTCCCGAGCGGCCCGTTCCAGTTCGATTTCGAGAAGGAATTCCTGTTCCGCGAGGGGAGCGGCGTCCGCCTGTCGGTCCATTTCGAAGGCGCGCTGCTGCGGGAAGCGCTCCTGGAGGTCGCGGGGCGCGCCGGCCCCCGCAACGGTCCCACCGTGGTGGCGGACGACCTCGAGGCTCTGCTGAACAGCTGGGCGGCCGATCACAGTGGCTCAGAGGTCGCGGAAGCTCCGGTCGAGATGAAGGAGCGTTTCAGCGGGGCGGCCCTGGCCAACGGCTTCCGGATCAAGTCGCTCACCATCCGCCGCTCGGCCGGCGCGGGAGCTTCCTCCGCGACCGGGACGAAGCCGTCGAACGGCGTGAAAGTCGTCCTCGTCGGGATCGACGGAGCGGACTGGCAGATCATCGACCCTCTGATGGCGGCCGGGAAACTCCCGTCGTTCGCGAAGCTCAAGCAAGCCGGCGCCTGGGCGAGCCTGCGCTCGATGGACCCGATGCTCTCGCCGCTGCTCTGGACCACCGTCGCCACGGGTAAGCCGCCCGAAGAGCACGGGGTCGTCGATTTCCTCGTTCTGGAGCCGGGCACGGGGCGGCGAACCCCCGTCACCTCCGCCTCCCGTAAGGTCCGGGCGCTCTGGAACCTTTTCAGCGAAGCGGGGCGTACCTGCGGCGTGGTAGCCTGGTGGGCGACCTGGCCCGCGGAGCGGGTGAAGGGGACGCTCGTCTCGGATCGAGTCGCCTATTCGCTGTTCGGTTCGGCGGACCACGCGGCGCTTCCGGGAGCCACCTTTCCGGAATCCTACGCCGAGACCGTGGGCCGGTTGCGGGTGGGGGAGGAGCAGATCACCGAGAGCGATCTGCGGCCTTTCGTGGAGATCACGCGAGCCGAGCTTGAGGAGGCCCGGAAGCGGGCCAAGCGGGATCCCGCCCTGGCCGCCCGGGATCCGGTCCTGCACCTGACGCGCATTCTCGCCGCCGGGCGGACCTATCACGCCTTGGCGCTCGACATTCTGGCGCGCGGTCAGCCCGATTTTTACGCCGTCTATTACCAGGAGATCGACGAGGTGAGCCACCGCTTCGCCCACTTCGCCGACCCGAAGATGGACATGGTCAGCGAGTCGGATCACCGCCGATTCCGCAAGGCCATCGAGGCCGTCTATCGGGACCAAGACCAAAAGCTCGGGGAGATCCTCATGCGGGTCGATCCTGCCAGCCTGGTTCTCGTCCTGTCGGATCACGGCTTCCGGAACGGGACGGGACGCCCGCGGGACCAGCCGCCCGACCTCGAAGGGCAGCCGGCTCGCTGGCATCGCCCCTACGGGATTTTCCTGGCCGCCGGCCCGATGGTCGTTCCCGGGGAGAAAGACCCGGCGAAGCTCCTGGACATCGCCCCCATCGTCCTGGAGGCCGGGGGACTTCCCGCCGCGGCCGACATGCCCGGGGGGTTGCCCGAGAGCCTCTTCACGGCGTCGTTCCTCGCATCGCGTCCTCTCGGCCGCATCGCGACGTACGAGACGGGGGAAAGATCTCCCTCGGCGCCCGCCTCCCCGGAGAATCCCGAAGCGCAGCGCGCCGCCGCGGCGCTCGAGGAAAACCTCCGATCCCTCGGATACATCGGCGGCGGTCCGGCCGCAAAGGCCGGGCGGGACGCCGCGCCGGCGGCGGAGTCGGCTTTCTCGCACGCGAATCTGGCCGGGATCCATCTGCAAAAGGGAAATCTGCCGGAGGCGGAGCGCGAAGCGAAGAAGGCGCTCGCGCTGGCGCCCGGATACCTTCCGGCCCTGGTGTATCTGGCGCAGACCTACGAGCGGGAGAAGCGCTTCGCGGAGGCGCTTCCTCTGGCCCGCCAGGCGGCGCGCAGCGACAGCCCCGATCGCCAAAGCGGCCTCTATCTGCTGATCGCCAACCTCTACACCGCTCTCGGAAAGCCGAACGAAGGGCTCGCCGATCTCGCCGGCTTCTCCGTCCGCCGCGGCGACGAGGCCGACCTTCATGCCGCCATGGGAATCCTCAAGAAAGCTTCCGGCGACGCCACGGGCGCCGAGGCGGAGTACCGCAGCGCCCTGGCGGCCGATCCCACCGCTCAGGCGCCGATCCCGCGTCTCTTCGATCTCGGTGCGACGCCGGCGAGGCTGCGGGAGCTGGAGGCGAGCCTGCGGGCGGCGCTGCAGAAGAACGCCGATTCGGCGTTCCACCACAACTGGCTCGGGCTCGTCTACGACCGGATGGGCCGGATCGCCGAGGCGGAGAGCGAATACCGGGCCGCGTTGAAATCCGATCCGGAGCACGTCGGCGCGCTGGTGAATCTCGGCAATTTGCTCGCGAGGCAGAGGAAGCTCGACGAGGCGGGGCCGTTGATGCGGCGCGCCCTCGGGCGAGATCCCAGGAGCCTGGAGGCGCGCGTCGCGCTCGGCGCCGTCCTCGGGATCCAGGGAAAAAGCGATGAAGCGATCCGGACGCTGGAGGAAGGGCTGGCCTTGGGCCTTTCCGCCCCGTCGCTGTACAACGCCCTGGCGATGGCCTACTTTCAGAAGAGCGATCGGCCCAAGGCGGCGGCCGCCTTGAAGGAGTCGCTCCGGCTCGATCCCGACCAGCAGTCAGCCCGAGCGATGCTGCGAGACGTGGAAAAACCTTGA
- a CDS encoding ABC transporter permease, which produces MISDLRYALRQLIKSPGSSLIAVLALALGIGANSAMFSIINSLFLRPLPYANPERLVQLRSSLPERQLNDVPFSWPRFLVVRDHQQVFSDLAVAAFNGFTLSGRDAPELVQGVMASANYLAVLGVRPLYGRYFSAEEDRAGGADVVLISYNFWQKRFLGSQAALGQPLTLDGRPHTIIGILPPALSRFPFNQTDLWAPRPVEVPFLVPAQIDNGAFTFQVIGRLKPGVTLKQARENVSLLAGSYRAKYPKNVDAPAQAAVDPLLESLVGNQRRTFVVLFGAVGCVLLIACANVVNLLLARFTGRSKEVAVRLALGASRSCVIRPFLLESLLVAVIGAALGLLFAQWSLQGFLQAGRDFIPRSLEVGIDPAVLAFTAGLALLTGLAMGIVPALRAASHDVNDALKASPRGSTRGVAESRFRLGLLIGEIALSLVLLVSASLLLTSFARLQGVAPGFQPAGLFVGFLNVPPSRYETKPELASFYHRVLERMAQLPGVRSVALNDALPLSGANTQAPIAVAGRDLPPLSERPLALRHLVSPRMFATLGIRLLAGRDFEDRDSPEAPHVVILNETMARQFFGRESPIGQKLVTGMGQIQSEVVGVVADNHSNDLTSPPVAEYFLPILQRPENFASLVLRVEGDPAAVASAARAALKEVDAGLPLLDPQTMTALIAQTSADRRLVMVLLTIFAGLAVVLASIGLYGVMAYMVGQRTGEFGIRMALGAGPGAMQRMVVMQGLKLAAAGILLGAIAALGLTRLLQSFLFDVQPFDPRIYAGISLLIGLVAVCACWIPARRAARIDPLVALRAE; this is translated from the coding sequence ATGATTTCCGATCTCCGCTACGCGCTTCGCCAGCTGATCAAGTCGCCCGGCTCTTCCCTGATCGCGGTCCTCGCCCTCGCGCTCGGGATCGGCGCGAACAGCGCGATGTTCAGCATCATCAACTCGCTCTTCCTGCGTCCGCTGCCCTACGCGAACCCCGAACGGCTGGTGCAGCTGAGGTCGTCGCTTCCGGAGCGTCAGCTCAACGACGTTCCCTTCTCCTGGCCTCGTTTCCTCGTCGTGCGCGACCACCAACAGGTGTTCAGCGACCTGGCGGTCGCGGCCTTCAACGGCTTCACGCTCAGCGGCCGCGACGCCCCGGAGCTGGTCCAGGGCGTGATGGCCTCGGCCAACTACCTGGCGGTGCTCGGGGTGCGACCGCTCTATGGGCGGTACTTCTCCGCCGAGGAGGACCGGGCGGGCGGCGCCGACGTCGTCCTGATCAGCTACAACTTCTGGCAGAAGCGGTTCCTAGGCAGCCAGGCAGCGCTCGGCCAGCCCCTGACGCTCGATGGCCGGCCCCACACGATCATCGGCATCCTGCCGCCGGCGCTTTCGCGTTTCCCGTTCAACCAGACCGACCTCTGGGCCCCGCGCCCGGTGGAAGTGCCTTTCCTCGTGCCGGCGCAGATTGACAACGGCGCCTTCACTTTCCAGGTCATCGGCCGCCTCAAGCCCGGCGTCACGCTGAAGCAGGCGCGCGAGAACGTGAGCCTGCTCGCCGGGAGCTACCGGGCAAAGTATCCGAAGAACGTCGACGCTCCCGCGCAGGCGGCCGTGGACCCCCTGCTCGAGAGCCTCGTGGGCAACCAGCGTAGGACGTTCGTGGTGCTCTTTGGCGCCGTCGGCTGCGTGCTTCTGATCGCCTGCGCCAACGTCGTCAATCTGCTGCTCGCCCGCTTCACCGGCCGCAGCAAGGAGGTCGCCGTGCGCCTCGCCCTGGGTGCCAGCCGGAGCTGCGTCATCCGGCCGTTCCTCTTGGAAAGTCTTCTCGTAGCCGTGATCGGCGCGGCCCTCGGTCTGCTCTTTGCGCAGTGGAGCCTCCAAGGGTTCCTCCAGGCCGGACGGGATTTCATACCGCGCTCCCTCGAGGTCGGAATCGATCCGGCGGTGCTCGCGTTCACCGCGGGCCTCGCGTTGCTCACGGGCCTGGCGATGGGCATCGTGCCCGCGCTGCGGGCGGCGAGTCATGACGTGAACGACGCCCTGAAGGCCTCCCCACGGGGGTCGACCCGCGGCGTCGCGGAAAGCCGTTTCCGGCTGGGCCTGCTTATCGGCGAGATCGCGCTGTCCCTCGTGCTCCTGGTCTCCGCCAGCCTCCTGCTCACGAGCTTCGCGCGCCTCCAGGGCGTCGCCCCCGGGTTCCAGCCGGCAGGATTGTTCGTCGGCTTCCTCAACGTGCCCCCGAGCCGGTACGAGACCAAGCCCGAGCTCGCGAGCTTCTACCACCGCGTGCTGGAGCGCATGGCCCAGCTCCCGGGCGTGAGATCCGTGGCGCTGAACGACGCTTTGCCGCTGAGCGGCGCCAACACGCAGGCACCCATAGCGGTCGCCGGCCGCGACCTGCCGCCGCTGAGCGAGCGTCCTCTGGCGCTCCGCCACCTGGTGAGCCCGCGCATGTTCGCCACCCTCGGCATCCGGCTCCTGGCGGGGCGCGATTTCGAGGATCGAGACAGCCCCGAGGCGCCGCACGTCGTCATCCTCAATGAGACGATGGCCCGCCAGTTCTTCGGCCGCGAGAGCCCGATCGGGCAGAAGCTCGTGACCGGCATGGGCCAGATCCAGTCGGAGGTCGTGGGCGTGGTGGCCGACAACCATTCGAACGACCTGACGTCACCCCCGGTGGCGGAGTATTTCCTCCCCATCCTGCAACGTCCCGAGAATTTTGCCTCTCTGGTTCTGCGGGTGGAGGGCGATCCGGCCGCCGTCGCCTCCGCGGCGCGAGCTGCCTTGAAGGAGGTCGACGCGGGATTGCCGCTGCTGGACCCACAGACGATGACGGCGCTCATCGCCCAGACGAGCGCGGATCGGCGCCTCGTCATGGTGCTGCTCACGATCTTCGCCGGGTTGGCGGTGGTGCTCGCCAGCATCGGACTCTACGGCGTGATGGCGTATATGGTCGGCCAGCGCACGGGCGAATTCGGCATCCGGATGGCGCTCGGGGCCGGTCCGGGCGCGATGCAGCGGATGGTCGTCATGCAGGGCCTGAAACTCGCGGCCGCCGGCATCCTGCTCGGCGCCATCGCAGCGCTCGGCCTGACTCGCCTGTTACAAAGCTTCTTGTTCGATGTCCAGCCCTTCGATCCACGGATCTACGCCGGCATCTCGTTGCTGATCGGCCTCGTCGCCGTCTGCGCGTGCTGGATTCCGGCCCGCCGCGCCGCCCGCATCGATCCCCTCGTTGCCTTGCGAGCCGAGTAG
- the truA gene encoding tRNA pseudouridine(38-40) synthase TruA: MKRPAAFPKRQDRRRPGGPSRPSGATRGPRPPARPVKEITPAAARKTKTPEGRVRNLRLTVEYDGSRYRGWQIQSRDKTVAGVLTWAVGNVIREQVTLFGAGRTDAGVHADGQVANFRCHTSMPAVRLLEAINQEMPPDVNVLRVEDVPMDFHARHHAKLRRYRYQLALRRSAFLKPYSWWLRDPPDREMLRVAASYLVGRHDFTPFADSGRAIEEPLVEVYEAAFQEQAPLLHFRIAADHFLPRMVRRIVGVLVRIGHHEFPPERLKEFLAGALPLPENTMAPAAGLFLEKVEYL, from the coding sequence TTGAAGCGCCCCGCCGCTTTTCCGAAGCGCCAGGACCGCCGTCGTCCCGGAGGGCCCTCGCGGCCCTCCGGGGCTACCCGCGGTCCGCGGCCGCCGGCGCGCCCCGTCAAGGAAATCACGCCGGCCGCCGCCAGGAAGACGAAGACTCCGGAAGGCAGGGTCCGAAACCTGCGCCTCACCGTGGAATATGATGGGAGCCGTTACCGGGGCTGGCAGATCCAGTCGCGCGATAAGACGGTGGCGGGCGTGCTGACCTGGGCGGTCGGCAACGTGATCCGCGAGCAGGTGACGCTCTTCGGCGCTGGCCGGACCGACGCCGGGGTCCATGCCGACGGCCAGGTAGCCAATTTCCGCTGCCACACCTCGATGCCGGCGGTGCGCCTCCTCGAGGCGATCAATCAGGAGATGCCCCCCGACGTCAACGTGCTTCGGGTCGAGGACGTGCCGATGGACTTCCACGCCCGGCACCACGCGAAGCTCCGCCGCTACCGCTATCAGCTGGCCCTGCGGCGCAGCGCCTTCCTCAAACCCTATTCCTGGTGGCTGCGCGATCCGCCCGATCGAGAGATGCTCCGGGTGGCGGCCTCCTACTTGGTGGGGCGCCACGATTTCACCCCCTTCGCCGACAGCGGGCGCGCCATCGAGGAGCCTCTCGTGGAGGTCTACGAGGCGGCCTTCCAGGAGCAGGCGCCGCTCCTCCACTTCCGGATCGCGGCCGATCACTTTCTCCCCAGGATGGTCCGCCGGATCGTCGGCGTCCTGGTGCGGATCGGCCACCACGAATTCCCTCCCGAGCGCCTCAAGGAATTCCTCGCCGGCGCGCTCCCTCTGCCGGAGAACACCATGGCCCCGGCCGCTGGGCTCTTCCTCGAAAAAGTCGAATATCTCTGA